From the Labrys wisconsinensis genome, the window GTGGAAGGCATCCGCGTCGTCAGCCGCGGCTCGCAGGGCGTGATCGTCTTCAACACCGCCGAGGGCGAGCGCGTGGTCTCGGTCGAGCGCATCAGCGACGACGGCGAGGAGGACGAGCCGGCGACGGAGTGAGTCGGCGGCCTGTCAAGAAAAAAGCCCGGTCGCCTTGCGGCGCCGCGGCTCGTTCAAGAAAGAAAAAAGCGCGGTCGCCTTGCGGCGCCGCGCTTGGAGTGCCGGGCTTGGGGTCAGACTGCGTGGGGGCCCGGGATCTTGGAGATCGGCGGAACTACGCGCGAGGCCGCGAAAAGTTCCATGCCTGCGTCAATTAGTCTCCCAGCCTGACGCGGACCAGGATGGTCTCGCCGGGCTTTTCGAAAACCTGGATCAGCGCGCCGGTACGGGCCTTGGCCCGTTCGACGTCATCCATCGGCGCCGTGGCGCACGCGGCCATCAGCGAGCCGAGGCTGCAGCGGGACGCGGCTTCCGCCACGTCGAGGCGATCGCCGCGGGCGGCCGCGACCGGGGTGGGGACCTTGGCCATGTCGAGAAGCGAGGCCGCGGCCAGAACGAACAACCCACCACCGACCGCCAAAACGGAACGACGGGGTCTCATATTTTTCGTCTCCCTGACGACTTCTTCAATTTGGACGAGATGTTACACTGTTTCCGATCTGTTCATTCTCAAACTTTCGTGAGCTTGACTGTGTCTTTTGGCACACATCGGTTGGGCCGGTAACGACTTGATAACAAACGCCGTGGGCGGGGATATGTTCCATGCGGAACGCGCGCCGTGCCGTGCCCGGCGGATCGCCTGCGCGCGCCCCGGCTTGCGCCGCGCCGGCCGGGCCTGTAACCCCTGTTCCATGACGAAAGCGTCGCGATGAACGCCTCCCGTACCGCCTTCTATGCCGGTTCCTTCGATCCGCTGACCAATGGCCATGTCGACGTGATCCGCCACGCCTGCGCCGTCGCCGACCGCCTGGTGGTGGCGATCGGCGTGCATGCCGGCAAGACGCCGCTGTTCTCCGCCGAGGAGCGGGCCGAGATGATCCGCGAGGATTGCGGGCCGGTGACCGGACGGACGGCGCTCGAGGTCATCACCTTCGCCGACCTCGCGGTCGATGCCGCCCGCCGCGTCGGCGCCAGCCTGCTGATCCGGGGCCTGCGCGACGGCACCGACCTCGACTACGAGATGCAGATGGCCGGCATGAACGCGGCGCTGGCGCCGGAGATCCAGACGGTGTTCCTGCCGTCCTCGCCGATCGTCCGCCCCATCACCGCCACGCTCGTGCGCCAGATCGCCGCCATGGGCGGCGACGTCTCGGGCTTCGTGCCCGCCGGCGTGCTGCGCCGCCTGAAATCGCGCTTCCCCAGGTCCTAGGATCTGGTCATCCATGGTGGGCCCCCAGCGGCCCGAGGAGACATCCCGTGCTTCGCATCCTTTCCGCCGCCGCCCTGGCGCTCTCGCTCGCGCTGGCCGGCCATTCCGCATCCGCCGCGCAGCTCGACCCGCAGAACACGGTCTATCTCGACACCAAGTACGGCCGCGTCGTCATCAAGCTGCGGCCCGACCTCGCGCCCAAGCATGTCGAGCGGATCAAGGCGCTGGTGAAGCGCCACTTCTACGACGGCATCGTATTCCATCGGGTGATCGACGGCTTCATGGCCCAGACCGGCGATCCCACCGGCACCGGCACCGGCGGCTCGGACCTGCCGGACCTGCCGGCCGAATTCTCCAAGGAGCCGTTCGTGCGCGGCACACTCGGCATGGCGCGCTCGCAGGACCCGAACTCGGCCAACAGCCAGTTCTTCATCATGTTCGCCGACGGCTCCTTCCTGAACGGCCAGTACACGGTGTTCGGCCAGGTGGTCTCGGGCATGGAGGCCGTCGACAAGATCAAGCGCGGCGAGCCGGTGCAGAATCCGGACAAGATCCTCAAGATGCGCCTGGCCGCCGACGCCAAGTGATCCCGGCAGGGCTCGCAGGCCCGCGAGCCCTGGGCGAGGCTTCGAGATCGTGCGGGATTTCCGGGCCCGCGCCCATGGGCGCGGCGCGGAATTCCCGCCGGACGGCGCCGCCGGCCCGCGACAGGGTGGAAATGCGTCGCCGTATCGTGTAGAGACCCCGGCGAGTTTCGCTTCGGACATTTCTTTTCATGCAGACCGTCCTTATCGTCATCCACCTGATGGTGGTGCTGGCGCTCGTCGTGGTTGTGCTTCTCCAGCGCTCGGAAGGGGGAGGGCTCGGCATCGGCGGCGGCAGCGGCGGCTTCATGACGGGGCGCGGGCAGGCCAACCTGCTCACCCGCACCACGGCCATACTCGCCGGCCTGTTCTTCCTGACCAGCCTGCTCCTGTCGATCCTGGCCGGCTATGGCGGCAGCTCGACCTCGCTGATCAACAGCGTGCCGCAGCAGCCGGCGCCCGCCGGCCAGTCCGCCCCGCCGCAGGGCACGATCCTCGACCAGCTCAAGGGCCCGCAGCAGCCGGCCCAGCCTGCGCCGCCGGCGGCCCCGACGGGTCCGCAGGTCCCGCAGTCGAAGTAAGCCGCGGCGGGCCGCGGCGGCCCGCTTGTTCCTCGTTTGTGCAAAGTTCAGGCCCTGTCGCGCGACGGGGCCTCCGAATCGTTTTGTGATTGGTTAGGATGGAGACCCATGACGCGGTATATTTTCATCACCGGCGGCGTGGTCTCCTCTCTCGGCAAAGGTCTCGCATCCGCCGCGCTCGGGGCGCTGCTGCAGGCGCGCGGCTACAAGGTGCGCCTGCGCAAGCTCGACCCCTATCTCAACGTCGATCCGGGCACGATGAGCCCGTACCAGCACGGCGAGGTGTTCGTTACCGATGACGGCGCCGAGACCGACCTCGACCTCGGCCATTACGAGCGCTTCACCGGCGTGCCGGCGACCAAGAAGGACAACATCACCACCGGGCGGATCTATTCGGAGATCATCGCCAAGGAGCGGCGCGGCGACTATCTCGGCGCCACCATCCAGGTGATCCCGCACGTCACCAACGCCATCAAGGACTTCGTGCTGACCGGCAACGAGGGCTTCGACTTCGTGCTGGTCGAGATCGGCGGCACGGTCGGCGACATCGAGGGCCTGCCCTTCTTCGAGGCGATCCGCCAGATCAAGAACGAGCTGCCGCGCGGGGGCTGCGTCTATGTCCACCTGACGCTGCTGCCGTTCATTCCCTCGGCGGGCGAGCTCAAGACCAAGCCGACCCAGCATTCGGTGGCGGAGCTGCGCTCGATCGGCATCCAGCCCGACATCCTGCTGTGCCGCACCGACCGGGCCGTGCCGGCGGAGGAGCGGCGCAAGCTGGCGCTGTTCTGCAACGTGCGCGAGAGCGCAGTGATCGAGGCCCGCGACGTCGCCTCGATCTACGACGTGCCGGTCGCCTATCACCGCGAGGGGCTGGACGGCGAGGTGCTCGCCGCCTTCGGCATCGAGGGCGTGCCCAGCCCGGACCTCTCGCGCTGGCAGCGGATCTCGCGCACGGTCCACAATCCCGAAGGCGAGGTGACGATCGCCATCGTCGGCAAGTACACCGGCCTCAAGGACGCCTACAAGTCGCTGATGGAGGCGCTGACCCATGGCGGCATCGCCAACGGGGTCAAGGTCAATCTCGACTGGATCGAGAGCGAGATCTTCGAGACGGCCGATCCGGCGCCGCATCTGGAGCATGTCCACGGCATCCTCGTGCCCGGCGGCTTCGGCCAGCGCGGTGCGGAGGGCAAGATCAAGGCGGCAACCTTCGCGCGCGAGCGCAAGGTGCCGTATTTCGGCATCTGCTTCGGCATGCAGATGGCCGTCATCGAGGCGGCCCGCTCGCTCGGCGGCGTTCCGGAGGCCAATTCGACCGAGTTCGGGCCGACGCCCGAGCCGATCGTCGGCCTGATGACGGAATGGATGAGCGGCAACCAGCTGGAGCAGCGCGCCGCCGGCGGCGACCTCGGGGGCACCATGCGGCTCGGCGCCTTCCCGGCGACGCTGAAGCGCGGCTCGAAGATCGCGGAGATCTACGGCGCCACCACCATCTCCGAGCGCCACCGCCACCGCTACGAGGTCAACATGGCCTACCGGGCGCAGCTGGAGAAGGCGGGCATGGTGATCTGCGGCCTGTCGCCGGACGGCCTGCTGCCGGAGACGATCGAATATGCCGACCATCCCTGGTTCATCGGCGTGCAGTACCATCCCGAATTGAAGTCGCGGCCCTTCGAGCCGCACCCGCTGTTCTCCAGCTTCATCGCCGCGGCGGTCGAGCAGAGCCGGCTGGTTTGAGGCAGCGGGTCGTCCCGCTCCGTCACGCCGCCTGCAGCGCCCTGTCGTAGCGCAGGCGCGCTGCGATCACGTCCGCCATATGGGTTTCGGCCCAGCGGCTCAGCGCCTCGATCGGGGCGACCAGGGTCTGCCCGAGCGGGGCGATCGAATATTCCACCGTCACCGGCACGGTGGCGAAGGCGGCGCGGTGGATCAGCCCGTCGCGCTCCAATTCGCGCAGCGTCTGCGACAGCATCTTCTGCGAGATGCCCTCGATCTCGCGCCGGAGCTGATTGAAGCGCACCGGCCCCTCGGCCAGCCGCCCCAGCACCAGCACCGCCCATTTGTCGCCGATGCGGTCGAGGATCTGCCGCGTCGGACATTGCGCGTCATAGGGATTGGGGCGCTTGGCGTCGGCGGGGCCCAGTTTCATGGCGGTGACCTGCTCACTTGAAGGTGCTCTCTTTACATCCTAGTGCGGATTCGACAACTGGTCACCATTGGAAACTGATGGAGGACATCCTCATGAAGGTCGCAGTGGTCGGAGCTTCGGGCCGCGCCGGTTCGGAAATCGTCGCGGAGCTGGTTCGCCGCGGGCACACGGTCACGGGCATCGCCCGCCACCCCGAGAAGATCGCCGATCTGCCGGGCGTCACCGCCAAGGCCGGGGACGTCAAGGACGGCGCCGCGCTCGCCGCGCTTCTCGAGGGCCATGACGCGGTCGTGACCGCGGTCATGTTCAGCGACAGCGACCCGCAGACCCTGATCGGGGCGGTCAAGGCGTCGGGCGCCAAGCGCTATCTCGTGGTCGGCGGCGCCGGCAGCCTGGAGGTGGCGCCGGGCGTGCGCCTGATCGACACGCCGGAATTCCCCGCGATCTACAAGACCGAGGCCTCGCGCGGCGCCGCCTTCCTCGACGCCTTGCGCGCCGAGCCGGCGCTCGACTGGACCTTCCTGTCGCCGTCGGCGCTGTTCTTCATCGGCGAGCGCACGGGCAAGTTCCGCCTCGGCGGCGACCAGCTCCTCGCCACGGCCGACGGCAAGAGCAGCATCTCCTACGCCGACTATGCCATCGCCCTGGTCGACGAGATCGAGAAGCCCGCCCATCGCCGCCGGCGCTTCACCGTCGGCTACTGACCGACCGGCGGGGCGGCCGACGGAGCCGCCCTTGTCCGAATCGCGCGGCGGTGGCTCGCATGGTCCGCCCTTCTCGGAGCGCGGCATCCATGCAGGCCGGACCCACGCCGTCGGACCAGGCCATTCCCTCTCCCGCCGGCTCCTATCCCGTGCGGGCGGGGAACCTGGTGCGGCCGCTCGTCGACAGCGGGCCGACCTTCCGCCGCATCGGCGCGGCAATCGCGGCCGCCCGCCACAGCGTCTTCGTGACCGCGACCTTTCTCGACCCGGATTTCGTCATGCCGGACGGGCAGGGCACGTTGTTCGACCTGCTCGACCGGGCCGCCGGACGCGGCCTCGACGTCCGCGGCCTGTTCTGGCGTCCCAACCCTCAGAGCAGCGGCTATGGCCGCACCTTCCCGGGCTCGGCCGAGGATCGCGCGCTGCTGGTGCGCCGTGGCTCGGGCTTCTCCATCCGCTGGGACCGGGCGGCCGGCCCCTATTGCCAGCACCAGAAGAGCTGGCTGATCGATGCGGGGAAGCCCGGCGAGACCGCCTTCGTCGGCGGCATCAACCCGACCTTCGCCGCCTTCGAGCCCGGCCATGCCGGGGAGAACGAGCGCCACGACGTCTATGTCGAGATCGCCGGCCCCTGCGCCTGCGACGTCCACCACAATTTCGTCCAGCGCTGGAACGAGGCGAGCGAGCGTGACGCCGCCGACGGCCGGTGGGGACCGAACGACAGCGACCTCGCCTTTCCCGAGCGGCCCGGCGCGCCGTGCGGCACCAGCCTGGTGCAGATCCAGCGCCAGATCCCGGCCGGTCGTTACGGCGACGGCCATGCCAGCCCGGGCGGCGAGCCGTGGGACATCGCCGCCGGCGAGCGCACCGTCCTGGCGCAGTACCAGCTCGCGATCGCCGCCGCCCGCCGCACCATCTATGTCGAGAATCAGGCCTTGCCCGTGCCGGAGATCGCGGCCGCGCTGGCGGCGGCGCTCGATCGCGGCGTGGAGGTGGTCCTCCTCGTGCCGACCGAGCCGGAAGAATCCGTGCGCGCCGTCCGCCATGACCCGGCCCGTCGGGCGTTCTTCGCCGGGATCGAGGCGCTGGGGCAGCGCTGCAACTTCCTGCTCGCCGGGCTCGCCGGGCGGGCCCGGCTCGCCGGGATCGCCGGGCCGAACGCTGGCGGCAACCGCTGCCCGGTCTATGTCCACGACAAGATCATGCTGGTCGACGATGCCTGGGCGACCATCGGCTCGTGCAACCTCCACGGCTATTCGCTCGACGGCCATGGCGAGATGAACGCGGCGATCTGGGATGCGGCCGTGGTCCGCGCCCTCCGGCGCACGCTGCTGGCCGAGCATCTCGATCTCGACACCGCCGGTCTCGACGACCGTGCGGCGCTGCGGCTCTTCCGCGAGACGGCGAGCGCCAACCGGGCGCGGTGGCGGGCCGGCGAAGCCGGCTGGCAGGGCCTTGCCATTGCGCTGGACCCCGCGACCTACGGCGTGGAGCGCTTCTCCGGCTGACAGGCCTCAGGCCAAAAGCAGGCTGCCCCCTTGTTGGTCGCTAAAGAATTCGACAGCCTGCGCCGCCGACATGCGCCAAAAGCAAATGCCGGGGCATCACGCGAGGCATGATCGGAGACCTTACCGGTCATGGCGACCGCCTCGCAAAGGCGGCTGTTGGGCCGGGATGTCGTCAACTCGAATGGGGAGCGAATCGATGCGCGATCAAGAAGGCAAGGCTGCGACGTTCAGGTCGTTGCATCGTCGAGCAGAGCCGTTCGTCCTGTTCAACATCTGGGACGCCGGCAGCGCCAAGGCGGTCGGGGAGGCCGGCGCGTCGGCGCTCGCGACCGGCAGCTGGTCGGTTGCTGCTGCCAATGGCTTCGCCGACGGCGAAAAAGTGCCGATCTCGCTGGTGCTGGACAATGCACGCCGCATCGTCGAGGCGACCGGGCTGCCCGTCTCGCTCGATATCGAGAGCGGCTACGGCGTTTCGTCCGAGGAGGTCGCGGGCACGATCGCCCGCGTCGCGGCGACGGGCGTGATCGGATGCAACCTGGAGGACAGTTTTCCCGCGGACGGCTCGATGCGGCCGCTCGCCATGCAAGCCGAGAGGATTGCAGCGGCCCGGCGCGCGGCAGATGCCAAGTGTCCAGGTTTCTTCATCAACGCGCGCACCGACATCTTCTTTCAGGTGGCCGCCCATGACGAGGCGATGGCCGACACGGCGATCGAGCGCGCACGAGCCTATGCCGACGCGGGAGCCGACGGCATCTTCGTCCCCGGCCTGGTCGACGAGGCGTTGATCGCGCGGGTGTGCGCAGCCGTGCCGTTGCCCATCAACGTGATGGTCGGCGAGCGCTCGCCCTCGCTGGAACGGTTGGCGACGGCAGGTGTCGCCCGGGTCAGCCACGGACCCGGGCCCTATCTCGCGGCCATGGCTGCCCTGCGCGCCGCTGCCTCCCATGCGCTGGCAGGCGCGCCGTGAGCGATGCCGGCTCGGCGCGCCCCAGCGGCTGGCCGGGAAGACGTCGCCGGGTGCGAAGCAGATGCCTCGCTCGATCGCCTCGTCGAAGCGCCTCGGCAATTCCAGCCGGAGCACGAAGCCGCCTGTCAGGATGATCCCCCGATCCACACCGCCTGATGCGACCCGATCGGCATGGCTGGCTGCGGCCAGACGGCCGAGGCGCCGGCAACGGCGAGGGGCGCTCTGAGGCGCTGCGCCGGTCCCCAGCCGGTCGCCTCGACCGCGCCGTCGAGGTCGTCCGGCGTCTCGGTGGCCAGGGGCTTGGCGGGGCGGGCGAGGGGATGGCGGGCGAGCAGGGCGGCCGTGGCGGCAAGCGAAGCCCGCGCCCGCCTGCCGCGGCCGGTGGCGAGCCGCCGCGCGAGGCCGAGCACCGCGGCGGCGGCCATGAGGTAGCCGGTGGCATGGTCGAGGGCCTGGACGGGCAGGGGCGTCGGCCGCTCCTTGCCGAGGCGGCGCATGCCGGCCTCGGCGATGCCGGCGCTCATCTGCACCAGGCTGTCGAAGCCGCGCCGCTCCCGCCACGGGCCGCTCCAGCCATAGGCGTCGAGGCAGATGTCGATCAATCCGGGCCGGACCCGGCGCCGCACCGCCTCGCCGAAGCCGAGCCCCTCCAGCGCCGAGGGGCGATAGCCGTGGACGAGGATGTCGGCCTCGCCCATGAGGCGCAGGAACAGCGCATGATCCTCGGGCCGGGCGAGGTCGAGCCGCGCCGTCCGCTTGCCGAGCAGCACTTCCGGAGCCAGGGCCGGCTCGTCCCAGCCGGGCGGGTCGATGCGCAGCACCTCGGCGCCATAGCCGGCGAGGAGCCGCGTCGCCACCGGGCCGGCGAGGACGCGGGTGAGGTCGAGCACGCGGATGCCGGCGAGCGGCCGCGCCGGGTCGACCGGCCGGGCGAGGGCAGGGGCCTCGTCTCTTTCCTCGATCGCGACCAGCGCCTCGGCGGCGACATGGCGGCCCTGCTCGTGCGCGGCCCAGGCCTCGAGCGAACGCATCTCGGCCGCGCAGCCGCCGGCTTCGACCACCGCCCTCTCCAGGGCCGCGGCTGGCCAGCCGGCCACGGCGCGCGTCACCTCCTCCTTCTCGCCGGCGACGCCGAGCACGGCGAGGGCGGCCTGGCGATGCGCCGGCGCGTTGGTGTGCAGGCGGATCCAGCCGTCGGCGGCGCGGTAGTCGCCGGCGATGGGGTCCCAGGGCGGCGGCACGGACCAGCCCTGCGGGCGCACCGAGCTCGCGAACCAGAACGAGGCGAGACGCCGGTCGACCGCGACCGCCGGCGCCGGCCCGCCTGCGGCGGCGACGAGCTCGGACAGGGCCAGGCCCGCCGCTCCGACCGCGGCGGCGGCCAGGTCGCTCACCGCGAAGACGGAGGGCAGGTCGCCATTGCCGGTCAGCTGCAGGCGGCCGGGCGCCGCGGCGCTGCCGCCGAGCGCCGTCCAGATCTCGGCGAGCAGGGCGCGGACGGCGGCTTCCTCGTCCGGCGTGGCTGGGTGCGAAGCGGCTGCAGGCATCGGGGCTCTCCGGGTGGGTTCGCGGAGAGCTTGACGGCCCGATCGACATATCGTCAATATTGATTACATGAATCAATCTTTCGGCGCTGCTCCTTGAGCGCCTCCCTTTCCTCCGAGGAGGCGGCGCGGCGTCTCGGCGTGACGCGCCAGACCCTCTATGCCTATGTCAGCCGCGGGCTGATCGCCGCGCTGCCCGGCACGGACCAGCGCGAGCGGTGCTATTCCGCCGAGGCGATCGAGCAGTTCGCCGCCAGCCGGCATCGCGGCCGCCGGCCGCAGGAGATCGCCCGCACCACGCTCGACTGGGGCTTGCCGGTGCTGGAATCCGGCATCACCCTGATCGAGGACGGACGCCTCTACTATCGCGGCGAGGATGCGCTGGCCCTCGCCCGCGCCGGCACGTTGGAGACGGTGGCGCCGCTGCTCTGGCACTTGCCGGGCGCGGAGGCCTTTGCGCCGACGCCGCCGCCCGCCGCGCCGGCCTTCCTCGACCTCGTCGGCCGCCATCCCGGTCCGGCCTTCCGCGCCGGGCTGCTGGCACGCTTTGCGCTGGCGGTGGAAGAGGACGACACGACCTGGCAGCAGGACCGCGCCCGCCTCGCCGCCGGCAGCGGGGCGCTGGTGCGGCTCTTGCTCGCCGCCATGCTCGGGCGGCCGCCCTCGGCGGCGGCGCTGCACCGGCAATGCGCCGAGTCCTGGCGGCTCGACGAGGCCGGGGCGGATCTCGTGCGCATGGCGCTGGTGCTCTGTGCCGACCACGAGCTCAATGCGTCCGGCTTCACCGCCCGCTGCATCGCCTCGACCGGCGCCGGCCTGCATGCCGCCATCATCGGCGGCCTCGCCGCCCTCTCCGGCCCGCGCCACGGCGGCATGACCGTCCGCGTCGAGGCGCAATGGCGCGGCTTCGAGGGCGCGGCCGATCCGATGCCGGCGCTGCGCGGCCTGCTGGCCGGCGGCGGCGACATCGCCGGCTTCGGCCATCCGCTCTATCCCGCCGGCGATATCCGCGCGGCCGCCATCCTCGACGGGGTCCGGCACCGCCTGCCCGGCCTCGACGCGCTCGTCGCGGCGGTGTTCGACCTCACCGGCCGCCGGCCCTCGCTCGACTTCGCGCTGGTGGCGCTGCGCCGGGCGCTCGGCCTGCCGGAGGGCGCGGCCTTCGGCCTGTTCGCCCTCGGCCGCTCGGTCGGCTGGATCGCCCAGGCCCTGGAGCAGCGCGAAAGCGGCGGCCTGATCCGGCCGCGGGCGACCTATACCGGCCCGCGGCCTTGACAGGCGCCGGGGCAGGGCCGATCCCTGCCGCCAGACCGGCAATTCGAGCGAGCCCCGCCTTGACCGAGCCCCGCGGCATCGACCACCTCGTCCTTCCCGTGCACGACCTCGACGCGGCCGGCGCGCATTACGCCGCCCTCGGCTTCCAGGTCGGGGCGCGCAACCGCCATCCCTGGGGCACGGAGAACCGCATCGTGCAGTTTCCCGGCGCCTTCCTGGAGCTGATCGCGCTCGGCGAGGACCTGCGCCGTGCGCCGGCAACGATTGATCCGGCGGCGCCGCGCTTCCTCGGCTTCATCCGAGACTTCCTCGCCGGACGCGGCGAGGGCTTTGCCATGCTGGTGCTGGAATCGCGCGATGCCGCCGCCGACCGGGCGGCCTTCGCCGCCGCCGGCATCGACGGCGGCGAGCCCTTCTTCTTCGAGCGCACCGCCGAGCGGCCGGACGGCACCCGGGTGCGCGTCGCCTTCAGCCTCGCCTTCGCGCAGAGCCCGGCCATCCCGGCGGCCGGCTTCTTCGTCTGCCAGCAGCACGAGCCGCAGAACTTCTGGAACCCGGCCTTCCAGCAGCACCCCAACGGCGCGGCGGGGCTCGGCGGCGTGGTGATGCTGACGGAGGACGCTCGCGGGCCGCTCGGCTTCCTCGAAGCCTTCTCGGGCGCCCCGCCCATCTGCGTCGGGGCGCGCAACATCGCCATCGCCACGCCGCGCGGCACCCTCGAGGCAATGACGCCGGCCTGTTTCCGCGACGTGACCGGGCTCGATCCCGGCCCGGGCGCCACGCCGCGCCTCGTCGCCTTCAAGGTGCAGGCCCCGGTCGAGGCCATGGCCGCGCGGCTGGAGGCCGCAGCGATTCCGCATGTCCGGCACAGGAAGCATCTTGCCGTCGCCGCGGCCGACAATTTCGGCGCGGCTCTGGTGATCGAGGAGCCGCGGGCGCGCTGAGCGCCGGAAAAGCGCTGCGGGTGGCGCGCAGGGGCGCGAGGGGCTATCAGGGAGCGACGAAACCGGCCCTCTCTCGCACCAGGAAAGAACGATGTCCCCCAACTCCGTGGTCTCCATCGGCGACATCCGCATCGGCAACACCCTGCCGCTGACGTTGATCGCGGGCCCCTGCCAGATGGAGAGCCGGGCGCACGCCCTGGAGATGGCGAGCGCCATCAAGGAGATCGCGGCGCGGGTCGGCCTCGGCCTGATCTACAAGACCTCCTTCGACAAGGCCAACCGCACCTCCTCGAGCGGGGCGCGCGGGCTCGGGCTCGCCAAGGCGCTGCCGGTCTTCGCCGAGGTGCGCGACAGCCTCGGCCTGGCGACGCTGACCGACGTGCACGAGATCGACCAGTGCGCCGCGGTGGCCGAGGCCGTCGACGTGCTGCAGATCCCGGCCTTCCTGTGCCGGCAGACCGACCTGCTCGTGGCGGCCGCCCGCACGGGCCGGACGGTCAATGTCAAGAAGGGCCAGTTCCTGGCGCCCTGGGACATGGCCAATGTGGTGGCCAAGATCACCGATGCCGGCAATCCCAACGTGCTGGTCACCGAGCGCGGCGCCTCCTTCGGCTATAACACCCTGGTCTCCGACATGCGGGCCCTGCCGATCATGGCCGAGACCACCGGCGCGCCTGTCGTGTTCGACGCCACCCATTCCG encodes:
- a CDS encoding VOC family protein, which codes for MTEPRGIDHLVLPVHDLDAAGAHYAALGFQVGARNRHPWGTENRIVQFPGAFLELIALGEDLRRAPATIDPAAPRFLGFIRDFLAGRGEGFAMLVLESRDAAADRAAFAAAGIDGGEPFFFERTAERPDGTRVRVAFSLAFAQSPAIPAAGFFVCQQHEPQNFWNPAFQQHPNGAAGLGGVVMLTEDARGPLGFLEAFSGAPPICVGARNIAIATPRGTLEAMTPACFRDVTGLDPGPGATPRLVAFKVQAPVEAMAARLEAAAIPHVRHRKHLAVAAADNFGAALVIEEPRAR
- the kdsA gene encoding 3-deoxy-8-phosphooctulonate synthase codes for the protein MSPNSVVSIGDIRIGNTLPLTLIAGPCQMESRAHALEMASAIKEIAARVGLGLIYKTSFDKANRTSSSGARGLGLAKALPVFAEVRDSLGLATLTDVHEIDQCAAVAEAVDVLQIPAFLCRQTDLLVAAARTGRTVNVKKGQFLAPWDMANVVAKITDAGNPNVLVTERGASFGYNTLVSDMRALPIMAETTGAPVVFDATHSVQQPGGKGSSSGGQREFVPVLARAAVAVGVAAVFIETHQDPDNAPSDGPNMVPLRELEALLRRLRCFDDLAKGA